One Cupriavidus oxalaticus genomic region harbors:
- a CDS encoding NAD-dependent epimerase/dehydratase family protein: MVSQKPAILITGSEGRLGKAIAAELDGAYTIVGLERECHEQGNDCIDADITSSESLKQALAQARRHYGTRLAAVIHLAAFYDFSGEPKPQYEAVNVEGTQRLLRALQSFEVEQFIYASTMLVHAPTAPGQPINEESPLKPAWPYPESKLAAERVLHAERGRIPALTFRIAGVYSDHCELPGLAYQIQRIYERQLQSRLYPGDVSRGQACVHLEDVASAFRKAVERRAHLPPEVTVLLGEPVTESYEALQNLIGQLVHGETWDTNEIPKAVAATGAWLQDKAEAMIPDAIDRGEEAFVKPFMVRLADDHYELDVGRAESLLGWQPRHSLRRSLPAMIGALLQDPKHWYQRNKLPLPLWLEDSADHGSSSPDAITDYHALDRSEHQRTLWCHFANVALGLWLATSPFILGYADNWMLAVELITPTGRGLAYSDTWMTISDVVTGMLIVLFGLVSLSRDAGWARWTVAGLGLWLLFAPLLFWTPSAAAYANDTLVGALAIALSVAIPSAPGINPMARIGGPDTLPGWDYSPSGWTNRMPIIALAFVGLFISRYLAAYQLGHIDAAWDPLFGDGTERIVTSSVSEAWPVADAGLGATVYVLEIITGVIGDKRRWRTMPWLVLLFGILIVPLGVVSIGFIIIQPIWIGTWCALCLVGALAMLLQIPYSFDEILATWQFLKDRRQQGKKWWYVLMRGDSMDGGSVDTSDDFAAPAGTVVREMLFSGVNLPWTLLASCVIGVALMCSRLLFDASGVAASNDHVLGSLVVTVTIMAWGEVARPLRLLNIGFGVWLMTTPWVIQGYTDLGAAASGLLGVALVFLSIPLGRIEGHYGEWDRIARLRLHMPLRQASA, from the coding sequence ATGGTTTCGCAAAAGCCTGCCATTCTGATCACCGGCTCCGAAGGTCGGCTTGGGAAGGCGATCGCCGCCGAGTTGGACGGGGCTTATACGATCGTTGGGCTGGAACGTGAATGTCACGAGCAGGGGAATGACTGCATCGATGCGGACATCACATCCAGCGAATCGCTCAAGCAGGCACTGGCGCAGGCACGCCGGCATTACGGCACCCGCCTAGCCGCGGTCATTCACCTTGCAGCCTTCTACGATTTTTCAGGCGAACCGAAGCCGCAGTACGAAGCGGTAAATGTCGAAGGGACGCAACGGCTACTGCGCGCATTGCAGTCATTTGAGGTGGAGCAGTTTATCTATGCCAGTACCATGCTCGTCCATGCACCGACGGCTCCTGGCCAGCCTATCAACGAAGAATCCCCACTTAAGCCGGCATGGCCCTATCCGGAGTCCAAACTCGCAGCTGAGCGTGTTCTACATGCCGAGCGCGGCCGCATCCCGGCATTGACTTTCCGCATCGCCGGCGTCTATAGCGATCATTGCGAGCTGCCTGGCTTGGCCTATCAGATTCAACGCATCTATGAGCGGCAGCTGCAAAGTCGCCTGTATCCCGGCGATGTGTCGCGCGGGCAAGCATGCGTCCATCTGGAAGACGTAGCGTCGGCCTTCCGCAAGGCGGTAGAGCGGCGCGCGCACCTGCCTCCGGAAGTCACGGTTCTACTTGGCGAGCCAGTGACGGAAAGCTATGAAGCCTTGCAGAACCTGATTGGGCAGTTGGTGCACGGCGAAACATGGGACACGAACGAAATCCCGAAAGCCGTCGCGGCCACCGGCGCGTGGCTGCAGGACAAGGCGGAGGCGATGATCCCGGATGCCATTGATCGCGGGGAGGAAGCGTTCGTCAAGCCATTCATGGTCAGACTAGCGGATGACCATTATGAACTCGACGTCGGGCGCGCCGAAAGCCTGCTCGGATGGCAACCCCGGCACAGCTTGCGCCGCAGCCTGCCGGCAATGATCGGAGCTTTACTTCAGGATCCTAAGCACTGGTATCAGCGTAACAAGTTGCCGTTGCCTTTGTGGCTGGAGGATAGCGCGGACCATGGATCGTCGAGCCCTGATGCCATCACCGATTACCACGCATTGGACCGCTCCGAACATCAACGCACGCTGTGGTGCCACTTCGCAAATGTTGCCTTGGGGCTGTGGCTGGCTACGAGCCCGTTTATCCTGGGCTACGCGGACAACTGGATGCTGGCGGTTGAACTCATCACGCCCACGGGGCGCGGGTTGGCTTACTCCGATACGTGGATGACCATCAGCGATGTCGTCACCGGAATGCTAATTGTGCTATTCGGGCTGGTGTCGTTGTCGCGGGATGCCGGATGGGCACGCTGGACCGTGGCAGGACTTGGCTTGTGGCTGCTATTTGCACCACTGCTGTTCTGGACACCTAGCGCGGCGGCGTACGCCAACGATACGCTGGTCGGCGCGCTTGCCATCGCGCTCTCGGTTGCTATTCCGTCCGCGCCCGGCATCAACCCGATGGCCCGCATCGGGGGGCCGGATACGCTGCCGGGCTGGGACTATAGTCCATCAGGATGGACCAACCGCATGCCGATCATCGCACTTGCGTTCGTCGGCCTGTTTATTTCGCGTTATCTCGCCGCTTACCAGCTTGGGCATATCGATGCCGCCTGGGATCCACTCTTTGGCGACGGTACCGAGCGCATCGTGACCTCGTCGGTATCAGAGGCATGGCCAGTCGCAGATGCAGGACTCGGCGCGACCGTATACGTGCTGGAAATCATTACGGGCGTGATTGGCGACAAGCGGCGCTGGCGCACGATGCCGTGGCTCGTCCTGCTGTTCGGCATCCTGATCGTACCACTCGGCGTCGTCAGTATCGGCTTCATTATCATCCAGCCGATCTGGATCGGAACGTGGTGCGCGCTGTGCCTCGTTGGCGCGCTGGCGATGTTGCTGCAGATTCCATACTCGTTCGACGAGATCCTCGCGACCTGGCAATTCCTGAAAGATCGGCGGCAGCAGGGCAAGAAGTGGTGGTACGTACTGATGCGCGGCGATTCCATGGACGGCGGCAGCGTCGATACTTCAGACGACTTTGCGGCCCCTGCTGGCACCGTGGTACGCGAAATGCTTTTTTCGGGGGTCAATCTGCCTTGGACCTTGCTCGCAAGCTGCGTTATTGGCGTCGCGCTGATGTGCAGCCGCCTTCTTTTCGATGCGTCGGGCGTAGCGGCCAGCAATGATCATGTCCTTGGGTCCTTGGTGGTTACCGTCACGATCATGGCGTGGGGCGAAGTCGCGCGGCCGTTACGCCTGTTGAATATCGGCTTCGGCGTATGGCTGATGACAACGCCATGGGTAATCCAGGGTTACACCGATTTGGGAG